From a single Alloactinosynnema sp. L-07 genomic region:
- a CDS encoding M15 family metallopeptidase yields MTVFGDPRIRRVPVVECHEPLIDLRGIEALRVAHPTGARLRRGVVDRLVAAQTLLRTDLRLMVVEGFRPPPPPILCVDPDAHGSGAAVDLTLCTPSGVELVRGQESSSVLGAALSAVGLVNYDAEWWHWSYGDRHWAFATGAVSARYGPVTVP; encoded by the coding sequence ATGACTGTATTCGGAGATCCGCGGATCCGGCGAGTTCCCGTCGTGGAGTGCCACGAGCCGCTGATCGACCTGCGCGGGATCGAGGCGCTGCGGGTCGCCCACCCGACCGGCGCCCGCCTGCGCCGCGGGGTGGTCGACCGGCTCGTCGCGGCCCAGACCCTGTTGCGGACCGATCTGCGGCTCATGGTCGTCGAGGGCTTTCGCCCGCCGCCCCCGCCGATCTTGTGCGTCGACCCGGACGCCCACGGCAGCGGCGCCGCGGTGGATCTGACGCTGTGCACGCCGAGCGGTGTGGAATTGGTGCGAGGCCAGGAGTCCAGCTCGGTCCTCGGCGCGGCGCTCAGTGCCGTGGGACTGGTCAACTACGACGCCGAGTGGTGGCATTGGTCATACGGCGACCGCCACTGGGCCTTCGCCACGGGCGCGGTATCGGCACGCTACGGCCCGGTCACTGTCCCATGA
- a CDS encoding penicillin-insensitive murein endopeptidase: MRARLLSALAVAVIALVTLTAQQAQAFSQAFWPTQSKGNRGADVVAIQYFLVHSGRSVSVDGDFGGGTDAAVRDFQAAKGLGADGNVGPNTWNALAVSVQQGDNNNAVKALQYQLNVKRNAGLSVDGDFGGGTRAAVVSFQQHAGIEANGVVGPITWRNLIWHYQQIDRPDVAQTCQFASSVNGHTAHWGTGAAVGQLTAAAGRVHSAGLGPVAVRDLSFEHGGAIPDHASHEQGLDADLHPMRTDRNQCAGQVDRFSALYDRSATRELARALRATGRVKTIYFNDPVLISEGLTQQQPNHDDHLHVRYCEVVHPDYKYDC; this comes from the coding sequence ATGAGAGCCAGGCTATTGAGCGCGCTCGCGGTCGCCGTGATCGCATTGGTGACACTTACCGCGCAGCAGGCACAAGCGTTCTCCCAAGCCTTCTGGCCGACCCAGAGCAAAGGCAACCGCGGCGCCGACGTGGTGGCGATCCAGTACTTCCTCGTCCACTCGGGACGGTCGGTGTCGGTCGACGGCGACTTCGGCGGCGGCACCGACGCCGCGGTCCGCGACTTCCAGGCGGCCAAAGGGCTCGGCGCGGACGGCAACGTCGGCCCCAACACCTGGAACGCGCTCGCGGTCAGCGTCCAGCAGGGCGACAACAACAACGCCGTGAAAGCCCTGCAGTACCAGCTCAACGTCAAGCGCAACGCCGGGCTGAGCGTGGACGGCGACTTCGGCGGTGGCACGCGGGCGGCGGTGGTCAGCTTCCAGCAGCACGCCGGGATCGAGGCCAACGGCGTCGTCGGCCCGATCACCTGGCGCAACCTGATCTGGCACTACCAGCAGATCGACCGGCCCGACGTGGCCCAGACCTGCCAGTTCGCCTCAAGCGTTAACGGACACACCGCGCACTGGGGTACCGGCGCCGCGGTCGGCCAGCTCACGGCGGCGGCCGGGCGGGTGCACAGCGCGGGCCTTGGCCCGGTGGCCGTGCGCGACCTCAGCTTCGAACACGGCGGGGCCATCCCCGACCACGCCAGCCACGAGCAGGGCTTGGACGCCGACCTGCACCCGATGCGCACCGACCGCAACCAGTGCGCGGGCCAGGTCGACCGGTTCTCCGCGCTCTACGACCGCTCGGCCACCCGGGAACTGGCCCGCGCGCTGCGCGCCACCGGCCGGGTCAAGACGATCTACTTCAACGACCCGGTGCTGATCTCCGAGGGCCTGACCCAGCAGCAGCCCAACCACGACGACCACCTGCACGTGCGCTACTGCGAGGTCGTCCACCCCGACTACAAGTACGACTGCTGA
- a CDS encoding peptidoglycan-binding protein: protein MNDTTRRAGLFATIVAMLAMIFTLVLPQSASAATLPAWPNMAQGTSGPNVTSAQHLLRHHGYNISADGNFGPGTADAVRQFQTAKGIGVDGQIGPQTWAKLVVSVQRYNNSEAVKGAQVQLNRYGYGLTVDGDFGGGTHNAAVAFQTAQGLENNGNIGPMTWQALVGGTPGGGGGTSGYSLPLAKSALPRGEYDDPHHDYPAIDLPVNGQPAYAMVSGTAYRINDGATTGCGYGVKIFKDGVEYQYCHFSGWSVSDGATVTAGDRIGTTGNTGNSTGPHLHIAIKISGVKYCPQNFLLALYDGVTPPAPSSLPRTGCFY, encoded by the coding sequence ATGAACGACACGACCCGCAGAGCAGGCCTGTTCGCCACGATCGTTGCCATGCTCGCCATGATCTTCACCCTGGTCTTGCCCCAGTCGGCGAGCGCGGCGACGTTACCCGCCTGGCCGAACATGGCCCAGGGGACCTCCGGCCCCAATGTGACCAGTGCGCAACACCTGTTGCGGCACCACGGTTACAACATCTCCGCCGACGGCAACTTCGGCCCGGGGACGGCCGACGCGGTCCGCCAGTTCCAGACCGCCAAGGGCATTGGCGTCGACGGCCAGATCGGCCCGCAGACCTGGGCGAAGCTGGTCGTCAGCGTGCAGCGGTACAACAACAGCGAGGCGGTCAAGGGCGCGCAGGTCCAGCTCAACCGCTATGGCTACGGCCTGACCGTGGACGGCGACTTCGGCGGCGGCACGCACAACGCGGCGGTCGCGTTCCAGACGGCGCAGGGCCTGGAGAACAACGGCAACATCGGCCCGATGACCTGGCAGGCGCTCGTCGGCGGCACCCCTGGAGGTGGCGGCGGCACCTCCGGCTACAGCCTCCCGCTGGCCAAGTCCGCCCTGCCGCGCGGCGAGTACGACGACCCGCACCACGACTACCCGGCGATCGACCTGCCGGTGAACGGCCAGCCCGCGTACGCGATGGTCAGCGGCACCGCCTACCGGATCAACGACGGCGCCACCACCGGCTGCGGCTACGGCGTGAAGATCTTCAAGGACGGCGTCGAATACCAGTACTGCCACTTCAGCGGCTGGTCGGTCAGTGACGGCGCGACCGTGACGGCGGGGGACCGGATCGGCACCACCGGCAACACCGGCAACTCCACCGGCCCGCACCTGCACATCGCCATCAAGATCAGCGGCGTGAAGTACTGCCCGCAGAACTTCCTGCTCGCGCTCTACGACGGGGTCACCCCGCCCGCGCCGTCGAGCCTGCCGAGGACCGGCTGCTTCTACTGA
- a CDS encoding glycoside hydrolase domain-containing protein, which produces MQSTAVRAGIVATVIAGMTIALSPQAAAAAAPHPNTFSGKAFDTCETPSSATMQAWSASPYRSIGIYFGGDGRGCRTQANLTAAWVSEQTARGWHLLPLYVGRQAPCSTTQTLRMSADPATARDQGRADATDALTRAAALGIGPGSVLYNDMEHYDSANTGCKTAVLTYLTGWTERVHELDYLSGVYSSAASGIRDLAAVYRSTTYARPDHIDFAWWNGAADTNAGSYVPAQYWSNHQRIHQYRGDFHETYGGVRIYVDANQVDVAPPVNRDFAAYPTLNRGANRTEVAALQYLLKDDGRDAGTVDGDFGSGTEAAVKAFQSAHGLTADGEVGRRTWTALLSAGWQPKLRPGATGQEVRRLQRALTAALGRTVGVDGEYGPNTEQAVREYQTSRGLSADGNAGLQTWTALQSGQ; this is translated from the coding sequence ATGCAGTCGACAGCAGTCCGCGCGGGCATCGTCGCGACCGTGATCGCGGGAATGACCATCGCGCTCAGCCCCCAGGCCGCCGCGGCGGCCGCGCCCCACCCGAACACGTTCTCCGGCAAGGCGTTCGACACCTGTGAGACGCCGTCCTCGGCGACCATGCAGGCCTGGTCGGCCTCGCCATACCGGTCGATCGGGATCTACTTCGGCGGCGACGGCCGCGGCTGCCGCACCCAGGCCAACCTCACCGCCGCGTGGGTCAGTGAGCAGACCGCCCGCGGCTGGCACCTGCTCCCGCTCTACGTGGGCAGGCAGGCGCCGTGCAGCACGACCCAGACGCTGCGGATGTCGGCCGACCCGGCCACCGCCCGCGACCAGGGCCGCGCCGACGCGACCGACGCGCTCACCCGCGCCGCCGCGCTGGGCATCGGGCCGGGAAGCGTGCTCTACAACGACATGGAGCACTACGACAGCGCCAACACCGGCTGCAAGACCGCGGTGCTCACCTACCTGACCGGGTGGACCGAGCGGGTCCACGAACTCGACTACCTCTCGGGGGTGTACTCCAGCGCGGCCTCCGGGATCCGTGACCTGGCCGCGGTCTACCGGTCCACCACCTACGCCCGGCCCGACCACATCGACTTCGCCTGGTGGAACGGGGCAGCCGACACCAACGCGGGCTCCTACGTCCCGGCCCAGTACTGGTCCAACCACCAGCGGATCCACCAGTACCGGGGCGACTTCCACGAGACCTACGGCGGGGTGCGGATCTACGTCGACGCCAACCAGGTCGACGTCGCGCCGCCGGTCAACCGTGACTTCGCGGCCTACCCGACCCTCAACCGCGGCGCGAACAGGACCGAGGTTGCCGCCCTGCAGTACCTGCTCAAAGACGACGGCCGCGACGCGGGCACCGTCGACGGCGACTTCGGCAGCGGCACCGAAGCCGCGGTCAAAGCGTTCCAGAGCGCCCATGGCCTGACCGCGGACGGCGAGGTGGGGCGGCGCACCTGGACGGCCCTGCTCTCGGCGGGCTGGCAGCCGAAGCTGCGCCCGGGAGCCACCGGGCAGGAGGTGCGGCGCCTGCAGCGGGCACTGACCGCCGCGCTCGGCCGGACCGTCGGCGTCGACGGCGAGTACGGACCGAACACCGAGCAGGCGGTGCGTGAGTACCAGACCAGCCGCGGCCTCAGCGCCGACGGCAACGCCGGACTTCAGACCTGGACCGCGCTGCAAAGCGGCCAGTAA
- a CDS encoding peptidoglycan-binding protein, producing MPGLRTVIAVVLSVLVGAGVIVVSGPAAIAAAEPSIVSIAEAELADATRNHEEPMGSDCNFYVGQTRPHMGACGAFGGSTWRSASWCADFAKYVWRKAGDIEAAMPDRAGNLNGWAHSFYEYGKRNGTWHPRESGYLPRPGDAVVFDWQADGFDPAIGSFAAGGYDIDHVGIVKSADASQVQVIEGNVADRIQARSHARTNAAIVGYTSPSSAFWPTQSKGNRGADVTAIQYLLVHSGRSVSTDGDFGGGTDTAVRDFQAAKGLGADGNVGPNTWTALAVSVQHGDNNNAVRALQYQLNVKRNAGLTVDGDFGGGTRAAVVSFQQHAGIEANGIVGPITWRNLIWHYQQVDHPDVAATCRSASPAQWGTGAAVGQLTAAATRMHTAGFGPVAVREVGAEHVEGQTGRVRGLDVDVRLMRTDRGQCSGDVDRFSALYDRGATRELVRSLRATGRVKAVYFNDPVLIGEGLVTKAESHDDRLQVRYCEVVHPDAQYDC from the coding sequence ATGCCAGGTCTTCGCACAGTGATCGCGGTGGTGCTCAGCGTGCTGGTGGGCGCCGGGGTGATCGTCGTGTCCGGTCCGGCGGCCATCGCCGCCGCCGAGCCATCGATCGTGTCGATCGCGGAGGCGGAGCTGGCCGACGCCACCCGCAACCACGAGGAGCCGATGGGCAGCGACTGCAACTTCTACGTCGGCCAGACCCGTCCGCACATGGGCGCGTGCGGCGCGTTCGGCGGCTCGACGTGGCGGTCGGCGAGTTGGTGCGCGGACTTCGCCAAGTACGTGTGGCGCAAGGCGGGCGACATCGAGGCCGCGATGCCGGACCGGGCGGGCAACCTCAACGGCTGGGCGCATTCCTTCTACGAGTACGGCAAGCGCAACGGCACCTGGCACCCGCGCGAGAGCGGCTACCTGCCCCGGCCCGGCGACGCGGTCGTGTTCGACTGGCAGGCTGACGGGTTCGACCCGGCCATCGGAAGCTTCGCCGCGGGCGGGTACGACATCGACCACGTGGGGATCGTGAAGTCGGCCGACGCGAGCCAGGTCCAGGTCATCGAGGGCAATGTCGCCGACCGGATCCAGGCCAGGTCGCACGCGCGGACCAACGCGGCGATCGTGGGCTACACCTCGCCGTCGAGCGCGTTCTGGCCGACGCAGAGCAAGGGCAATCGGGGCGCGGACGTCACCGCCATCCAGTATCTGCTGGTCCATTCCGGGCGTTCGGTGTCCACCGACGGCGATTTCGGCGGCGGGACGGACACGGCGGTGCGCGATTTCCAGGCGGCCAAGGGGCTTGGCGCCGACGGGAATGTGGGCCCGAATACCTGGACCGCGCTCGCGGTAAGTGTCCAACACGGCGACAACAATAACGCCGTGCGCGCGCTGCAATACCAGCTCAACGTCAAACGGAATGCCGGCCTGACTGTGGACGGTGATTTCGGCGGCGGCACCCGGGCGGCGGTGGTGAGTTTCCAGCAGCACGCCGGAATCGAGGCGAACGGAATTGTCGGGCCGATCACCTGGCGGAATCTGATCTGGCACTACCAGCAGGTGGACCATCCCGACGTGGCCGCCACCTGCCGGTCCGCGTCGCCCGCGCAGTGGGGGACCGGTGCGGCCGTGGGCCAGCTGACGGCCGCCGCGACCAGGATGCACACCGCCGGGTTCGGTCCGGTGGCCGTGCGGGAGGTCGGCGCCGAACACGTCGAGGGGCAGACGGGACGCGTGCGCGGGCTCGACGTCGACGTGCGGCTCATGCGCACCGACCGCGGCCAGTGCTCGGGCGATGTCGACCGCTTCTCCGCGCTCTACGACCGCGGCGCGACCCGCGAACTGGTCCGGTCCCTGCGCGCCACGGGACGGGTCAAGGCGGTCTACTTCAACGACCCCGTGCTGATCGGCGAGGGTTTGGTCACGAAGGCCGAGAGCCACGACGACCGCCTCCAGGTGCGGTACTGCGAGGTCGTCCACCCCGACGCCCAGTACGACTGCTGA
- a CDS encoding alpha/beta hydrolase family protein, with the protein MTISDTTRTVRARKPRRRVLLLALALLASLVTSVAATATANALPPNFTSGHGIDVRNVWQSTPRTFVINIHSGSVDTRAISWTYHDVIVTLPENYNPNVAYPVLYLYHGRAQSPGAWHNEANIEAVTRGYPIITVAAEAGWAGWGTNWVNQSAGVQQWDRFHLDELIPWVDQNLNTIRAREGRAVAGFSMGGFVALRHATHRPWLFRMAVGMSGGYNLEDQRMRAAVTGPLPAKGLPLDGPFGAPWDGSWGFNNPWHRVSALGGVHTVLYAGTRHDDVLEAQAHRLTYEFHQHLLASGIANSWMVEYDCGHWIECAARVGIGRELPVMMDVLWHP; encoded by the coding sequence ATGACCATCAGTGACACTACGCGTACCGTACGTGCGCGCAAGCCCAGGCGTCGTGTGCTGCTGCTCGCGCTCGCCCTCCTCGCGAGTCTGGTGACCTCGGTCGCCGCCACGGCCACGGCCAACGCGCTCCCGCCTAACTTCACCTCCGGCCACGGCATCGATGTGCGCAACGTCTGGCAGAGCACGCCCCGGACCTTCGTGATCAACATCCACAGCGGGTCCGTGGACACCCGCGCGATCTCGTGGACCTACCACGACGTCATCGTCACGCTCCCGGAGAACTACAACCCGAACGTCGCCTATCCCGTGCTGTACCTGTATCACGGGCGGGCCCAGAGTCCGGGCGCTTGGCACAACGAGGCCAACATCGAGGCGGTCACCCGCGGGTACCCGATCATCACCGTGGCCGCCGAGGCGGGCTGGGCGGGATGGGGCACCAACTGGGTCAACCAGTCCGCGGGCGTGCAGCAGTGGGACCGGTTCCACCTCGACGAGCTGATCCCCTGGGTCGACCAGAACCTCAACACCATCCGGGCCCGCGAGGGCCGCGCGGTCGCCGGGTTCTCCATGGGCGGTTTCGTCGCCCTCCGCCACGCCACCCACCGCCCGTGGCTGTTCCGGATGGCCGTGGGCATGTCCGGCGGCTACAACCTGGAAGACCAGCGCATGCGCGCCGCGGTCACCGGCCCCTTGCCCGCCAAGGGACTCCCGCTGGACGGCCCGTTCGGCGCGCCGTGGGACGGCTCATGGGGCTTCAACAACCCGTGGCACCGGGTCAGCGCCCTCGGCGGCGTGCACACCGTCCTCTACGCCGGAACGCGGCATGACGATGTTCTGGAGGCCCAGGCACACCGGTTGACCTACGAGTTCCACCAGCACCTGCTCGCCAGTGGGATCGCCAACAGCTGGATGGTCGAGTACGACTGCGGCCACTGGATCGAGTGCGCCGCGCGCGTCGGCATCGGCCGCGAGCTGCCCGTGATGATGGACGTTCTCTGGCACCCGTAA
- a CDS encoding response regulator transcription factor yields MAPVEAPGVRVALALRSGTLRDKIDDLLGHLDWVHRCGSRDPTAGVVFVDAPTAQPGGVRVVAVLTEPAALGPAIRAGAHGVVLADDPAEDIGRAVHDVVRHGGWVSPRLAGTLLGLVPAAAPGAAVDPVDLTAREREALRLLADGLENADIAAAMFISVSAVKYHVSNILRKFDCRDRTQLVARLNRSGKTWSQD; encoded by the coding sequence ATGGCGCCGGTCGAGGCACCGGGCGTGCGGGTCGCGCTGGCGCTGCGCAGCGGGACGCTCCGGGACAAGATCGACGACCTGCTCGGCCACCTGGACTGGGTGCACCGCTGCGGGAGCCGCGACCCCACGGCGGGCGTGGTGTTCGTGGACGCGCCGACCGCCCAGCCGGGCGGGGTGCGGGTGGTCGCGGTGCTCACCGAGCCCGCCGCGCTGGGGCCCGCCATCCGGGCGGGCGCGCACGGCGTCGTCCTGGCCGACGATCCCGCCGAGGACATCGGCCGGGCGGTCCACGACGTGGTCCGCCACGGCGGATGGGTCTCGCCGAGGCTGGCCGGGACGCTGCTGGGCCTGGTGCCCGCCGCCGCACCTGGCGCCGCGGTCGACCCGGTCGACCTCACCGCGCGCGAACGTGAGGCACTGCGGCTGCTCGCCGACGGTCTGGAGAACGCCGACATCGCCGCGGCGATGTTCATCAGCGTGAGCGCGGTGAAATACCACGTCTCCAATATTCTGCGGAAATTCGACTGCCGCGATCGAACGCAATTGGTGGCCCGGCTTAATCGCTCCGGGAAAACCTGGTCGCAAGACTAG
- a CDS encoding DUF427 domain-containing protein, producing the protein MALRMRHHLGKAMSDLRYEPTLFRTRARIADTTVVDTWSAVLVWEPRRLVPVYGVPVGDIRGQVVPTDPQPAAPDLTTVPGMLGPMDFSLHTCAGTVVDLVLDGVTVAQAGYLPADPDLAEIVVLDFNAFDSWWAEEQQTVGHAHDPFERIEVLPSSRLVEVSLNGTRLASSSRPLLLLETHLPPRWYFPAEHVESELLTPSDTTSTCAYKGFASYFSLVDGNTAGKDIAWTYRDPRHDALPVRDHLCFWSERSDLVVDGQPLPRPVTPWSTPEEQAAADPDRLEFG; encoded by the coding sequence ATGGCGTTGCGGATGAGACACCATCTAGGCAAGGCGATGTCGGATCTCCGGTACGAGCCCACGTTGTTCCGGACCCGCGCCCGCATCGCGGACACGACCGTGGTCGACACCTGGAGCGCCGTGCTGGTGTGGGAGCCGCGGCGGCTCGTCCCGGTGTACGGCGTCCCGGTCGGCGACATCCGCGGGCAGGTGGTCCCCACCGATCCCCAGCCCGCGGCGCCCGACCTCACGACCGTGCCCGGGATGCTCGGACCGATGGACTTCTCGCTCCACACCTGCGCCGGGACCGTGGTCGACCTCGTCTTGGACGGGGTGACGGTCGCCCAGGCCGGATACCTCCCAGCCGATCCCGACCTCGCCGAAATTGTGGTCCTCGACTTCAACGCGTTCGACTCGTGGTGGGCCGAGGAACAGCAGACCGTCGGCCACGCGCACGACCCGTTCGAGCGGATCGAGGTCCTGCCCAGCTCACGGCTCGTCGAGGTCTCCCTCAACGGGACGCGGCTGGCCTCCAGTTCGCGCCCGCTGCTGCTGCTCGAAACGCATCTGCCGCCGCGGTGGTATTTCCCGGCGGAGCACGTCGAATCGGAACTCCTGACGCCCAGCGACACCACGTCGACCTGCGCGTACAAGGGTTTCGCGTCGTACTTCTCACTGGTCGACGGGAACACCGCGGGCAAGGACATCGCCTGGACCTACCGCGATCCGCGACACGACGCCCTCCCGGTCCGCGATCACCTCTGCTTCTGGTCGGAACGCTCGGATCTCGTGGTCGACGGGCAACCGCTCCCCCGACCGGTGACCCCGTGGTCGACGCCGGAGGAACAGGCCGCAGCGGATCCCGACCGGCTTGAGTTCGGCTGA